From Methanosarcina lacustris Z-7289, one genomic window encodes:
- a CDS encoding DUF3656 domain-containing U32 family peptidase, with product MSDKNFSCNPPEILSPVGDNDALLGAIKGGADAVYLGVGEFNARQGAKNFTIEDLEAAIDLAHSHGVRVYLALNIPLKQKELQHALEIVDRAYAAGIDAIILQDLGLLRLLKEIYPDLDLHASTQMTIHNKEGVEFAAGLGAKRVIVSRELTTTEVKDIVDHSKVGIEVFVHGALCYSYSGKCLFSSFLHDRSANRGACAQPCRRRYNFLVNGREIDERHIGGSYPISCAELSTLTGLEDIIKTGVVSLKIEGRMKKPEYVTASATAYKAAVEGICRVGENPTREELEAREAELAKLFYRGFTKGFILGEKGVSHPKYSSNYGAFLGKVLDLSRSKGNTKLTVRLEENIQVKDGISLFTRERMLGSAVTGIITITGEQVKSAKKGEKVGLEISSKTGRAVQRGDDLYLTTDTQLLDTLQKTKLEALPVSLKARARKGERFTVEIRAESGKSAEKYENKENKENEESSKTEEPAYAEFADDYIVQEAEKVPTTVEQIKKAMESLGDTPFEAASIEIEADENIFIPVGVLKNARRKAAEFLLEKTLKKNKKEQKHPDLANFNHLCTVESGAENKNEVSKNEVRKNEVSKNEVSKNEVSKNEVSKSRIRAKDTASKKLLLSVEVQGISYLLQAAESGADIVYIPVSRFEELMSPKNAEKLEDLKAERTELVFRVPRITHDSELAELKPLLEKIRDAGFSVACSSLGAAQLAKKLSIPFVAQKDFNIFNAFTASTFYQAGAYRATLSSELNLGEIKHVCETLQACGDSGQTEILVYGREVMLVTENDLLKPLVDQKIVLEESEVLLVDQSGSEFPVQRLGTRTLIYNSKVLDMLKYVQNMKGYGVDVLRLDLSFNTTAEIEEIVEAYKEALAGKEAKLKPISGIEYTTGHYFKGV from the coding sequence ATGTCTGACAAAAATTTCTCTTGCAATCCCCCGGAAATCCTTTCCCCGGTCGGTGACAACGACGCTCTGCTCGGAGCAATTAAAGGAGGAGCAGATGCCGTGTATCTTGGAGTTGGCGAATTCAATGCCCGTCAGGGAGCCAAAAACTTCACCATTGAGGACCTGGAAGCTGCTATTGACCTGGCTCACTCACACGGAGTCCGTGTGTACCTTGCCCTGAACATCCCTCTAAAACAAAAAGAACTGCAGCACGCCCTTGAGATTGTGGACCGTGCATACGCAGCCGGAATTGACGCAATTATCCTGCAGGACCTGGGACTTCTCAGGCTTTTAAAGGAGATCTATCCGGACCTGGACCTTCATGCAAGCACACAGATGACTATCCACAATAAAGAGGGAGTGGAGTTTGCAGCAGGGCTGGGAGCAAAAAGAGTGATCGTTTCCAGGGAACTTACCACAACCGAGGTAAAGGATATTGTGGACCACTCAAAAGTGGGAATTGAGGTCTTCGTACATGGAGCCCTCTGCTATTCCTACTCAGGCAAATGCCTTTTCAGCAGTTTCCTGCACGACCGGAGCGCAAACAGAGGCGCCTGTGCCCAGCCCTGCCGGCGCAGATACAATTTCCTGGTAAACGGCAGGGAAATTGACGAAAGACATATCGGAGGCAGTTATCCCATAAGCTGTGCCGAACTTTCCACGCTCACAGGGCTTGAGGATATAATAAAAACCGGGGTCGTAAGCCTCAAAATCGAAGGCAGGATGAAAAAGCCCGAGTATGTGACTGCAAGTGCCACCGCCTATAAAGCTGCAGTCGAAGGCATCTGCAGGGTTGGAGAAAACCCGACCAGAGAAGAGCTTGAAGCAAGGGAAGCTGAACTTGCAAAACTTTTTTACAGGGGCTTTACTAAGGGTTTCATTCTCGGGGAAAAAGGCGTGTCCCATCCCAAATACAGCTCAAACTACGGAGCCTTCCTCGGAAAAGTCCTGGACCTTTCCCGTTCAAAAGGGAACACAAAACTTACAGTCAGGCTTGAAGAAAACATCCAGGTAAAAGACGGAATCAGCCTCTTCACGCGGGAAAGGATGCTCGGCTCTGCGGTAACAGGCATTATCACGATTACAGGTGAGCAAGTAAAAAGCGCAAAAAAAGGCGAAAAAGTAGGGCTTGAGATCAGTTCAAAGACAGGTAGAGCTGTCCAGCGGGGAGATGATCTCTACCTCACAACAGACACGCAGCTCCTTGATACCCTTCAGAAAACAAAACTTGAAGCTCTCCCCGTAAGCCTGAAGGCAAGAGCCAGAAAAGGGGAGCGATTTACGGTTGAGATCAGGGCAGAAAGCGGAAAAAGCGCAGAAAAATACGAAAACAAAGAGAACAAAGAAAACGAGGAAAGTAGTAAAACAGAAGAACCTGCGTATGCGGAGTTTGCAGACGACTATATCGTCCAGGAAGCCGAGAAAGTCCCAACAACCGTAGAGCAGATAAAAAAGGCAATGGAAAGCCTTGGAGACACTCCTTTTGAAGCCGCTTCTATTGAGATCGAAGCTGACGAAAATATCTTTATCCCGGTCGGTGTGCTGAAGAATGCAAGGCGAAAGGCTGCAGAGTTCCTGCTGGAAAAAACCCTTAAGAAAAATAAAAAAGAGCAAAAACACCCTGACCTTGCAAATTTCAACCATCTGTGCACTGTTGAAAGCGGTGCAGAAAATAAGAATGAAGTTAGCAAGAATGAAGTTCGCAAGAATGAAGTTAGCAAGAATGAAGTTAGCAAGAATGAAGTTAGCAAGAATGAAGTTAGCAAGAGCAGGATCCGGGCAAAAGATACAGCTTCAAAGAAACTCCTCCTGAGCGTTGAAGTGCAGGGGATTTCTTATCTCTTACAGGCAGCCGAATCCGGAGCAGATATCGTCTATATCCCTGTATCACGGTTCGAGGAACTGATGTCTCCCAAAAATGCGGAGAAACTTGAGGACCTGAAAGCAGAAAGAACTGAACTCGTCTTCAGGGTTCCCCGGATAACCCATGATAGTGAACTGGCTGAATTAAAACCCCTGCTGGAAAAAATAAGGGATGCAGGCTTCAGTGTGGCATGTTCCAGCCTCGGAGCCGCACAGCTTGCAAAAAAGCTTTCCATACCTTTTGTTGCCCAGAAGGATTTCAATATATTCAATGCCTTTACTGCGAGCACGTTCTACCAGGCAGGAGCGTACAGGGCAACCCTTTCAAGCGAACTGAACTTGGGCGAAATAAAACATGTATGTGAAACTCTCCAGGCATGTGGGGATTCAGGCCAGACCGAAATTCTGGTTTATGGGCGAGAAGTGATGTTGGTTACGGAAAATGACCTTTTAAAACCCCTCGTTGACCAAAAAATCGTACTCGAGGAAAGCGAAGTGCTCCTTGTTGACCAGAGCGGCTCCGAATTTCCCGTCCAGCGCCTTGGCACCCGGACCCTTATCTATAATTCAAAGGTGCTTGACATGCTGAAATACGTTCAGAACATGAAAGGGTACGGTGTGGACGTGCTCAGGCTTGACCTTTCGTTCAACACTACTGCCGAGATAGAGGAGATCGTAGAGGCATATAAAGAAGCACTTGCAGGAAAAGAGGCAAAGCTGAAACCTATAAGTGGGATTGAATATACGACAGGGCATTACTTTAAGGGTGTTTGA
- a CDS encoding chemotaxis protein CheB has translation MKGRDNMIKKKEDTGKEGQVHSAEETAVNEQPAPDADSNKIPKEDFPIVGIGASAGGLAAFEAFFSAMPNDTNPGMAFVLVQHLDPNHKSLLTDLIGRYTRMPVYEIKDGMVVQPDCVYVIPPNHDMIFQDGKLQLLEPSEPRGHRLPIDIFFRSLAQSKQELAIGIILSGTGSDGTLGVRAIKAEGGMVMTQTPESSEYDGMPRSAIATGLVDYPLPPVEMPAQLIAYVTKAFGKRPYSIPSTEDAMKNIFSLLRTQTGHDFSHYKQNTINRRIERRMAVQNIQSVDEYVRYLEQKPAEVEALFSDLLIGVTSFFRNPTAFETLQKKLIPDLFTNRRADSAIRIWVAGCSTGEEAYSIGILLQEQMEMLKKNFKVQIFATDIDSRAIGEARSGVYPASISIDISPERLDRFFTQDSGGDYRIRKSIRDMVVFSEQDIIKDPPFSKLDMLSCRNVLIYMDRELQKKLIPLFHYALNPGGFLFLGPSETLGEFDNLFDMLDRKSKIYLKKYVDSGHPPMGIFNSPGLESRTRETKRSSDKALVEIKPQMRELTEQIILQNYAPVSVLVNQHGDILYLHGRTGMYLEPAPGEAGMNILKMAREGLRQELATGLYKVAVNKKPVFYPGLRVKTNGDFTTVNLTLRPVAADPDAASGPDLFLVTFEKPPEGEQSKTGKTTAIGAGEGAFESAMEDDVRILELKRELQVKEEHLKASNEELETSNEELKSSNEEMQSINEELQSTNEELETSKEELQSVNEELATVNTELQNKVTDLSQAINDMNNLLGGTGIGTIFVDHQLRILRFTPVVTQIINLIPTDVGRPVGHIVSNLLGYDRLVIDIKEVLDNLIPKDIEVQTQDGSWYLLRIRPYRTLENVIKGAVITFTEISEMKRAREILKESEVMHRLAVVVQDASDAITLQDMEGHILAWNPKAENMYGWSEAEALKMNISSLVPASRKEGELVTLKKLSHSEVMEPYRTQRLAEDGRIMDVWLTATSLVNKDNEIYAIATTEREIKPENREKEIKE, from the coding sequence ATGAAAGGACGCGATAATATGATCAAAAAAAAGGAAGACACAGGCAAAGAGGGACAGGTGCATTCTGCAGAAGAAACCGCCGTTAATGAACAGCCTGCTCCGGATGCAGACTCGAATAAAATCCCAAAAGAAGATTTTCCCATCGTGGGCATCGGCGCATCGGCTGGTGGGCTTGCTGCGTTCGAAGCCTTCTTTTCAGCTATGCCCAACGACACCAATCCCGGTATGGCTTTTGTCCTGGTGCAGCACCTGGACCCGAACCACAAGAGTCTCCTCACCGACCTGATTGGACGCTATACACGGATGCCGGTTTACGAGATTAAGGACGGGATGGTTGTCCAGCCTGACTGCGTCTATGTCATCCCGCCTAACCACGACATGATTTTTCAGGATGGTAAATTGCAGTTGCTGGAACCGTCTGAGCCTCGCGGCCATCGCCTGCCGATTGATATATTCTTCCGTTCCCTGGCTCAGAGCAAGCAAGAGCTGGCAATTGGCATCATACTCTCGGGTACCGGCAGCGACGGGACACTGGGAGTGCGGGCGATCAAGGCAGAGGGCGGCATGGTGATGACACAGACTCCCGAATCCAGCGAGTACGACGGCATGCCGCGCAGCGCCATTGCCACAGGTCTGGTAGACTACCCCCTGCCGCCGGTTGAGATGCCTGCCCAGCTCATTGCCTATGTCACCAAGGCTTTTGGAAAAAGACCTTACTCTATTCCCAGTACCGAAGACGCGATGAAAAATATATTCAGCCTGCTGCGCACCCAGACCGGTCACGACTTTTCCCATTACAAGCAGAACACCATCAACCGCCGCATTGAGCGGCGCATGGCCGTCCAGAATATCCAGAGTGTGGACGAGTATGTGCGTTATTTAGAACAAAAACCTGCCGAAGTGGAGGCGCTCTTTTCCGACCTTTTAATAGGCGTCACAAGTTTCTTCCGCAACCCCACGGCGTTCGAGACACTCCAGAAAAAACTAATCCCGGATCTCTTCACCAACAGGCGCGCTGACTCAGCGATACGGATCTGGGTGGCCGGCTGCTCCACAGGTGAGGAGGCTTATTCCATCGGCATCCTGCTCCAGGAGCAGATGGAAATGTTGAAGAAAAATTTCAAGGTACAAATCTTCGCAACCGATATTGACAGCCGGGCTATCGGAGAGGCTCGCAGCGGCGTCTATCCCGCCAGCATCTCCATCGATATCTCCCCGGAAAGGCTGGACCGCTTCTTTACCCAGGATTCAGGCGGCGACTATCGCATCCGGAAAAGTATCCGTGACATGGTAGTCTTTTCCGAGCAGGACATTATCAAAGACCCGCCGTTCTCCAAACTTGACATGCTCAGTTGTCGCAACGTGTTAATCTATATGGACAGGGAACTGCAGAAGAAGCTCATTCCCCTCTTCCACTACGCATTGAACCCGGGAGGATTTCTCTTCCTTGGTCCCTCCGAGACCCTGGGCGAGTTCGATAACCTTTTTGACATGCTGGACCGCAAGTCGAAGATATATCTCAAAAAGTATGTTGACAGTGGACACCCTCCCATGGGGATATTTAACTCCCCTGGACTGGAAAGCAGGACGAGGGAGACAAAAAGATCGTCCGATAAGGCTCTTGTCGAAATCAAACCTCAAATGCGCGAACTGACCGAACAGATTATACTGCAAAATTACGCCCCGGTCAGTGTGCTCGTCAACCAGCACGGCGACATCCTCTATCTTCATGGCCGGACCGGCATGTACCTGGAACCGGCTCCGGGTGAGGCTGGTATGAATATCCTGAAGATGGCTCGCGAAGGATTGCGGCAGGAGTTGGCTACGGGCCTGTACAAAGTCGCAGTCAATAAAAAGCCGGTATTTTACCCCGGGCTGCGGGTCAAAACCAACGGTGACTTCACTACAGTCAATCTAACATTACGACCCGTGGCAGCAGACCCTGACGCCGCCTCCGGGCCAGACCTGTTCCTGGTCACCTTTGAGAAACCGCCGGAGGGGGAGCAGAGCAAAACCGGGAAGACAACCGCCATAGGTGCCGGTGAAGGAGCCTTTGAGAGCGCAATGGAAGATGACGTGCGCATCCTGGAGCTGAAGCGGGAACTGCAGGTTAAGGAAGAACATCTCAAAGCTTCCAATGAAGAACTGGAGACCTCCAATGAAGAACTCAAATCCTCCAACGAAGAGATGCAGTCAATCAACGAGGAATTGCAATCTACCAACGAAGAGCTGGAGACCTCCAAGGAGGAACTGCAGTCCGTAAACGAGGAATTGGCTACGGTCAATACCGAACTGCAGAATAAGGTGACTGATCTGTCGCAGGCAATTAACGACATGAACAACCTTTTGGGCGGCACGGGTATAGGTACTATCTTTGTGGACCATCAACTGCGCATCCTGCGCTTTACTCCTGTCGTTACACAGATAATCAATCTGATCCCTACTGATGTGGGACGGCCTGTTGGACACATCGTCTCGAACCTGTTGGGTTACGACCGTCTTGTAATAGATATAAAGGAGGTGCTGGACAACCTTATACCCAAAGATATTGAAGTCCAGACCCAGGATGGCTCCTGGTACCTGCTGCGCATCCGGCCCTATCGCACCCTTGAAAACGTTATCAAGGGAGCGGTAATCACATTTACTGAGATTTCGGAAATGAAGCGGGCAAGGGAAATCCTGAAAGAGTCCGAGGTCATGCACCGCCTTGCCGTGGTAGTACAGGATGCGAGCGATGCTATAACATTGCAGGATATGGAGGGCCACATCCTTGCCTGGAATCCGAAGGCTGAGAATATGTACGGCTGGAGTGAAGCCGAGGCACTGAAGATGAACATTAGCAGCCTGGTCCCGGCGAGCCGGAAAGAAGGAGAGCTGGTCACACTGAAGAAGCTTAGCCACTCTGAAGTTATGGAACCTTACCGCACCCAGCGGCTCGCCGAAGATGGCCGGATAATGGATGTGTGGCTGACCGCCACCTCATTGGTGAATAAAGACAATGAGATATATGCCATTGCGACTACGGAACGGGAGATCAAACCAGAAAACAGGGAGAAGGAAATAAAAGAATAA
- a CDS encoding alpha/beta fold hydrolase — protein MASNFYLDSSPVKYVSVNGVELGYREFGSGKPLLLIMGFGGTMGAWNETFVWKLAQDYRVIIFDNRGVGYSSDSRENYSLELFASDTAGLLKALEIPKASVFGTSMGASIAQELAINYPEKVDKLIFSSPVYSVDAPEAGLLKIMLQSVENNSEISPSIRKQADANLRWNGTYERLPEIRSETLLLVSTDDEYTPPVISLAMEEKLPEAQVIVFEGAKHSGERYFPEKYAEATLDFLKKEDPAES, from the coding sequence ATGGCTTCAAACTTTTACCTCGATTCCTCCCCTGTAAAGTATGTTTCTGTTAACGGAGTCGAACTCGGATACCGGGAGTTCGGGTCAGGAAAACCTCTTCTGTTGATCATGGGTTTTGGAGGAACCATGGGTGCATGGAACGAAACTTTTGTATGGAAGCTGGCTCAGGATTACAGGGTAATCATATTCGATAACAGAGGAGTGGGATACTCTTCAGATTCCAGGGAAAATTATTCACTTGAACTTTTTGCCAGTGATACAGCCGGCCTTCTCAAGGCTCTCGAGATTCCTAAAGCCAGTGTTTTCGGAACATCAATGGGGGCATCCATTGCCCAGGAACTGGCTATCAACTATCCGGAAAAAGTTGATAAACTTATTTTCTCGTCTCCAGTTTACAGTGTTGATGCCCCTGAAGCCGGGCTTCTCAAAATTATGCTTCAGTCCGTTGAAAACAATTCAGAAATAAGCCCCTCAATCCGGAAACAGGCAGATGCAAACCTGAGATGGAACGGCACCTACGAGCGCCTGCCGGAAATAAGGAGTGAAACCCTGCTTCTGGTCAGTACGGATGATGAGTACACCCCTCCCGTGATATCTCTTGCAATGGAAGAGAAGCTTCCGGAGGCGCAAGTTATTGTATTCGAAGGTGCAAAACACTCAGGAGAACGCTATTTTCCGGAGAAATATGCAGAGGCAACCCTGGACTTCCTTAAGAAAGAAGATCCGGCAGAGAGTTGA
- a CDS encoding TIGR00153 family protein: MKDYIRSVLDVVADSPFVPLEMHAKKGVLAVEKLSEAMEAYCKGDQVLLNERTEEIDILEHDADKIKQKIRASIPSSIRLPVNKKDLLSFLKQQDSIADFAQASAYWMTLRPCKNLPDEIKEGFLELMAASLKTARLYKELVGELYKLLATSFSKEEIKETMQIVPEVERLEHDVDVLETALLKKIFEHEDALGGAGVCHLIGLVEKVGGVADKSASAADRLRSMIIRR; this comes from the coding sequence ATGAAAGACTACATCCGTTCCGTACTCGACGTGGTCGCAGACTCTCCCTTCGTCCCCCTCGAAATGCACGCTAAAAAAGGTGTGCTTGCAGTTGAGAAGCTTTCTGAAGCAATGGAAGCTTATTGCAAAGGAGACCAGGTACTTCTTAATGAGCGGACTGAAGAAATCGACATACTGGAACACGATGCCGACAAAATCAAACAGAAAATCAGGGCAAGCATACCCTCTTCTATCAGGCTGCCGGTGAACAAAAAGGACCTCCTTTCTTTCCTCAAGCAGCAGGACTCTATTGCTGATTTTGCCCAGGCTTCAGCCTACTGGATGACCCTGCGCCCCTGCAAAAACCTCCCGGATGAAATCAAGGAAGGCTTTCTGGAACTCATGGCAGCCTCCCTGAAAACTGCCAGGCTGTATAAGGAGCTCGTGGGCGAACTTTACAAGCTGCTTGCAACATCTTTCAGCAAGGAAGAAATCAAAGAAACAATGCAGATCGTCCCTGAGGTCGAAAGGCTGGAACATGATGTAGATGTGCTTGAGACAGCTCTCTTAAAAAAGATCTTCGAACACGAAGATGCTCTTGGAGGGGCAGGTGTCTGCCACCTTATAGGGCTTGTTGAAAAAGTAGGAGGCGTTGCTGATAAGTCCGCAAGTGCAGCTGACCGCTTGAGGTCTATGATCATCAGAAGGTAA
- a CDS encoding RNA-guided endonuclease TnpB family protein, whose amino-acid sequence MLRGNRYRIYPNKEQKALMEKHFGSCRFVYNKLLEIKSLMYNKFRISLSEFDLNNHLLVLKEVYPWLKEVNAGALQQASRNLNKAFTNFFNFGFGYPQNKKKKDHHFSFQIPQHYSLDTSISKVLLPKFGWIKVKMHREISKGSLKTITISRTPTGKYYISFLTNDGEKLPEKQEFSPATLIGIDVGVTTFATLSTGEKIDNPKFLKNSLERLKCLQIRVSKKVKGSKNRRKAVYKLTKIHEKISNQRHDFQHKVSNRLINENQAIAVETLNIKGLKKNHKLAQVISDLAWYSFVLKLTYKAEWVGKTILKIGMFEPSSKTCNVCGYKLKELSLDIREWQCPDCKNTHDRDINAAINIKKIAVGTTV is encoded by the coding sequence ATGCTTCGAGGTAACAGATACCGAATTTACCCTAATAAGGAGCAAAAAGCTCTTATGGAAAAACACTTCGGTAGCTGTCGTTTTGTCTATAATAAACTCCTTGAAATCAAATCGTTAATGTATAACAAATTCAGAATAAGTCTCTCGGAGTTTGACCTTAATAATCACCTCTTAGTTTTGAAAGAAGTGTATCCCTGGTTGAAAGAAGTTAATGCAGGAGCATTGCAACAAGCAAGTAGAAATCTGAATAAAGCTTTTACAAACTTCTTTAATTTTGGATTTGGGTATCCTCAAAATAAAAAGAAAAAGGATCACCATTTTTCCTTTCAGATTCCTCAACACTATAGTCTTGATACATCTATTTCCAAAGTTTTGTTGCCTAAGTTTGGTTGGATTAAGGTTAAGATGCATAGGGAAATTAGCAAAGGAAGTTTGAAAACTATAACTATATCCAGAACACCAACAGGAAAATACTACATAAGTTTTCTAACAAATGATGGAGAAAAACTTCCCGAAAAACAAGAATTTTCTCCTGCTACCTTGATTGGAATAGATGTAGGAGTTACGACTTTCGCTACTCTTTCTACCGGAGAAAAAATTGATAACCCAAAATTCCTGAAAAACTCTCTTGAAAGATTGAAATGTTTGCAAATAAGAGTTTCTAAGAAAGTTAAAGGTTCGAAAAACCGGAGAAAGGCAGTCTATAAACTTACGAAAATCCACGAAAAAATAAGTAATCAAAGGCATGATTTCCAGCATAAAGTTTCAAATCGGTTAATCAACGAAAACCAAGCAATAGCCGTTGAAACTCTCAATATTAAAGGATTAAAGAAAAACCACAAATTAGCTCAGGTTATCAGTGATTTAGCATGGTATTCTTTCGTACTGAAATTAACGTACAAAGCTGAATGGGTAGGAAAAACTATACTGAAAATAGGCATGTTTGAACCTTCCTCTAAAACCTGTAACGTTTGTGGTTACAAACTTAAAGAATTAAGTTTAGATATTAGAGAGTGGCAATGTCCGGATTGCAAAAATACGCATGATAGAGACATTAATGCCGCTATCAATATTAAGAAAATTGCTGTAGGGACTACAGTTTGA
- a CDS encoding MATE family efflux transporter, with amino-acid sequence MVSDEEMRSGSILNLFWKFTFPTIVGVVIAGIQGIIDGFFIGNAVGSQGLAGITLTYPPYLVIIGAGVIIGIGSSSLTALELGKGNSKGALDIVNNAFPLCLLAGAIFTIGGLIFCKTSINLLGTSGNALNLAHEYLQIIFLGSVFMILNIALEPLVRNDGKPKLCMNILVAGIVVNVVLDYLFVMRMGMGMSGAAIATVTAFALSALMLMYYLFGSEAKLKLRVKSMRFKMGILLQILRAGLPSFVMQMSLALVLFVHNYMLLRYGSELAVSAYGIIGYVFSIFYMLFEGIALGVQPIIGFNYGAGHYERVSKTLKLTMLSCILVGVLGFLLVYFFSANIVHIFNRDDSELLKVTLRGMNIIMFSLLVEGTVLLTAIYYQSINRIRAALFIHLGKIFIFLFPLLFILPRFFGLDGVWSAAPATEYIMMVVVLVMLSKEFEFLRNNGKAIVKPKDTKHVVSVSRNNVKAGSEESKGFVTFRQVDKVKTS; translated from the coding sequence ATGGTAAGTGACGAAGAGATGAGGTCCGGGAGTATTTTAAATTTGTTCTGGAAGTTTACCTTCCCGACAATAGTGGGAGTCGTCATTGCAGGAATCCAGGGAATAATCGACGGCTTCTTCATAGGAAATGCTGTTGGAAGCCAGGGACTTGCAGGCATTACCCTAACATATCCCCCTTATCTGGTTATAATTGGAGCTGGCGTAATTATAGGAATAGGTTCGTCCAGCCTTACAGCTCTGGAACTTGGAAAAGGCAATTCAAAGGGAGCACTGGATATAGTGAACAATGCTTTTCCTTTATGCCTTCTTGCGGGAGCCATTTTTACCATAGGCGGGCTGATTTTTTGCAAAACCTCAATCAATCTCCTTGGAACCAGCGGGAATGCCCTTAACCTTGCTCACGAATATCTTCAGATAATCTTCCTGGGTTCTGTCTTCATGATTCTTAATATTGCCCTCGAACCTCTCGTGAGGAATGACGGAAAACCGAAGCTCTGCATGAACATACTGGTTGCCGGAATCGTTGTAAACGTTGTGCTTGACTACCTCTTTGTCATGCGTATGGGAATGGGAATGTCCGGTGCTGCCATTGCAACAGTAACTGCCTTTGCTCTGTCTGCATTGATGCTTATGTATTACCTTTTCGGCAGCGAGGCAAAGTTGAAACTCCGGGTTAAATCCATGAGATTCAAAATGGGAATCCTGTTACAGATCCTTAGAGCAGGGCTTCCGTCCTTTGTAATGCAGATGTCCCTGGCTCTTGTACTCTTTGTGCATAATTACATGCTGCTCAGATACGGTTCCGAGCTTGCGGTCTCAGCCTACGGGATCATAGGATATGTATTTTCAATCTTCTACATGCTCTTTGAAGGAATAGCCCTTGGTGTACAGCCGATTATCGGTTTCAATTACGGGGCTGGCCACTATGAAAGAGTTTCGAAGACTCTGAAACTGACAATGCTTTCGTGTATCCTCGTCGGAGTTTTAGGATTTCTGTTAGTCTACTTCTTTTCCGCGAACATAGTACATATTTTCAACCGGGACGACTCCGAACTTCTGAAAGTTACGCTTAGAGGAATGAACATTATTATGTTCTCTTTGCTTGTTGAAGGTACAGTGCTTCTAACTGCCATCTATTATCAGTCAATAAACAGGATCAGAGCAGCCCTCTTTATTCATCTTGGAAAGATCTTCATTTTCCTCTTTCCCCTGCTGTTCATCCTGCCCCGGTTCTTCGGGCTTGATGGGGTCTGGTCTGCAGCTCCGGCTACAGAATATATTATGATGGTAGTGGTGCTGGTTATGCTTTCTAAGGAATTTGAATTCCTCAGGAACAATGGAAAAGCAATCGTGAAACCAAAAGATACAAAACATGTAGTGTCGGTGTCCAGAAACAATGTAAAGGCAGGGAGCGAGGAGAGTAAAGGGTTTGTTACTTTCAGGCAAGTTGATAAAGTGAAAACCTCGTGA
- a CDS encoding inorganic phosphate transporter, whose protein sequence is MDLLVIAIILAGLYMAWNIGANDLANAMGTSVGTGALTIKQVIIIAAVFEFLGAVFFGKRVTSTIAKGIVPIDIISRVHPDFVVLGMLAAILAASFWITLATFYNLPVSTSHSIVGSVLGFGLIAAQKGIISYSDIHWDALLKIVASWFISPALGAIFAFLIFSLIRRLYLHKASDMPAVEKKFIFLQLITACYIAFAHGSNDVANAVGPLSAALNVMGITTGTDVPIWVLVMGGLGMVIGMATWGYKVVETIGSKITELTPTRGFSAQFATASVVLLHSYSSLPISTTHTLVGSVIGVGLAGGLAAVDLGVIWKIVSSWIATVPIAALTSAIIFVGLEVIFL, encoded by the coding sequence ATGGATTTACTTGTCATAGCTATTATTCTTGCAGGCTTATACATGGCCTGGAACATAGGGGCAAACGATCTCGCAAATGCTATGGGGACTTCGGTAGGAACGGGTGCCCTAACAATCAAGCAGGTTATTATCATTGCTGCGGTGTTTGAATTCCTGGGTGCCGTGTTTTTCGGAAAACGGGTTACCTCGACGATTGCAAAAGGGATAGTTCCCATTGATATAATCAGCCGCGTTCACCCGGATTTTGTGGTGCTGGGGATGCTGGCTGCAATTCTTGCCGCAAGTTTCTGGATAACGCTCGCAACCTTTTACAACCTCCCCGTCTCAACCAGCCATTCAATTGTTGGTTCTGTGCTCGGCTTCGGGTTGATTGCAGCCCAGAAAGGAATTATCTCTTATTCTGACATCCACTGGGATGCTCTTCTGAAAATCGTTGCCAGCTGGTTTATATCTCCGGCCCTTGGAGCTATTTTTGCGTTTCTGATCTTTTCTCTAATAAGGAGGCTCTACCTTCACAAGGCTTCAGATATGCCAGCTGTTGAGAAAAAATTCATATTCTTACAGCTCATTACTGCCTGTTATATCGCATTTGCGCACGGGTCAAACGATGTAGCAAACGCTGTAGGTCCTCTCTCTGCCGCGCTTAATGTGATGGGGATAACAACAGGAACTGACGTCCCTATCTGGGTGCTTGTAATGGGTGGTCTTGGCATGGTAATAGGAATGGCAACCTGGGGCTATAAAGTGGTCGAAACCATAGGGTCAAAGATCACGGAACTCACCCCAACTCGAGGCTTTTCCGCACAGTTTGCAACTGCCTCAGTGGTTCTGCTACACAGTTACAGCTCCCTCCCGATTTCGACTACTCATACCCTTGTAGGTTCGGTTATTGGTGTAGGGCTTGCAGGAGGGCTTGCAGCCGTTGACCTGGGCGTAATCTGGAAGATTGTTTCTTCCTGGATAGCAACAGTCCCCATAGCTGCCCTTACATCGGCAATAATCTTTGTGGGACTTGAGGTGATATTTTTATGA